One genomic region from Bacillus sp. SLBN-46 encodes:
- a CDS encoding 2-oxoacid:acceptor oxidoreductase family protein translates to MSILPKKNELGFFEIRLESIGGLGANLAGKMLAEAGVLSLGLKGSNFSSYGSEKKGSPVKSFIRFCEPDVEIRDHSPIEQPHIVGVFHEALYKTVNVVSGLGAEGIVLVNTEREFDEVKRDLQLENGTLAIIDALSIAVEEKTKVNTAMLGALYRILDFLDPESMRDVIRKTFTKKYPHLVEPNIRTFDRGYNEVKFKTYEVPEGAEGKAFTRPLPMLGFTTQEIGGVLVSQANSIFKDLSGSRQGFLPEFQQEKCIHCAACDNVCPDFCFVWEEGEDKRGRKQMFLKGIDYQYCKGCLKCVEACPTDALGDLREMIGYADANRVKQNFPYVTGGSF, encoded by the coding sequence ATGTCTATTTTACCGAAAAAAAATGAACTTGGATTTTTTGAAATTCGCCTTGAATCAATCGGAGGCTTAGGTGCAAACCTAGCTGGAAAAATGTTGGCGGAAGCTGGTGTTCTAAGTCTTGGGTTGAAGGGTTCCAACTTTTCATCATATGGCTCAGAAAAAAAGGGTTCTCCTGTAAAGAGCTTTATCCGTTTTTGTGAACCAGATGTAGAAATTAGAGATCATAGTCCAATTGAACAGCCACATATCGTTGGTGTTTTCCACGAAGCCCTATATAAGACAGTTAATGTTGTCAGTGGCTTAGGTGCTGAGGGAATCGTACTAGTAAATACAGAAAGAGAATTTGATGAAGTAAAAAGGGATTTACAACTAGAAAATGGAACTTTGGCCATTATTGATGCCTTAAGTATTGCGGTTGAAGAAAAAACAAAAGTAAATACAGCGATGCTCGGTGCTTTATACCGAATACTAGACTTTTTAGATCCAGAATCAATGAGAGATGTTATACGTAAAACATTTACAAAGAAATATCCTCATCTTGTTGAACCAAATATTCGTACGTTTGATCGTGGATATAATGAAGTGAAATTTAAAACCTATGAAGTTCCAGAAGGGGCGGAGGGTAAAGCCTTCACTCGTCCACTTCCGATGCTAGGGTTTACAACCCAGGAAATCGGAGGGGTTTTAGTTTCACAAGCAAATAGTATTTTTAAAGATTTAAGTGGTTCCCGTCAAGGTTTCCTTCCAGAATTCCAGCAAGAAAAATGCATACATTGTGCTGCTTGCGACAACGTATGTCCTGATTTCTGTTTCGTTTGGGAAGAAGGAGAAGATAAGCGCGGCAGAAAGCAAATGTTCCTTAAGGGAATTGATTATCAATATTGCAAGGGCTGTTTAAAATGCGTAGAGGCATGTCCAACAGATGCGCTCGGAGATCTTCGTGAAATGATTGGGTATGCAGACGCTAACCGCGTGAAGCAAAACTTTCCTTATGTTACAGGAGGTAGTTTCTAA
- a CDS encoding DUF4080 domain-containing protein, translating to MNVICSTLNAKFIHTNLAIRYLKAYAAPEFTIQLKEYTIKDPVMNIVSDLYQSKPAVIGFSCYIWNIEETLKVVNMLKKIDPSILIVLGGPEVTYDTMEWMEKHSEVDFIVIGEGEQTFKQLLTEIETNNDYRNVPGIAYRSRDRVIITPQMNKLDLKELPSPYRLPEDIPYLGKRVTYIETSRGCPFSCQFCLSSIEVGVRYFDREKIKSDIRYLMENGAKTIKFVDRTFNISRSYAMEMFRFLIDEHLPGTVFQFEITADIMRPEVIEFLNQEAPKGLFRFEIGVQSTNDYTNELVMRKQNFAKLTRTVTMVKEGNKIDQHLDLIAGLPEEDYASFRKTFNDVFEMRPEELQLGFLKMLRGTGVRLRAEQHQYVYMDHSPYEILSNNVLSFDDIVRIKQVEDVLEKYWNDHRMDHTVEYLVKHVFPSPFDFFQEFGSYWDERGWSRIGHQLEDLFRRLYSFLEQKEVKNLDVVADLMKYDYLINHKYKPRKPWWEASYDKNSRTELYKRFIENPNLLGNEFIDLNLEEKELFKHTMLEEISFDLKGYLATGEIQKQPSCLLAYFDPTNNRTLIFTT from the coding sequence ATGAATGTAATTTGTTCTACATTGAATGCAAAGTTCATCCATACCAACCTTGCTATTCGCTATTTAAAGGCTTATGCCGCTCCCGAATTTACCATACAGCTCAAAGAATATACGATTAAGGACCCGGTTATGAACATTGTGTCAGACCTTTATCAATCCAAACCGGCCGTTATTGGATTTAGTTGTTATATTTGGAACATTGAAGAAACACTCAAAGTAGTCAATATGCTTAAAAAAATTGACCCCTCTATTTTAATCGTCTTAGGGGGACCTGAAGTTACCTACGATACGATGGAATGGATGGAAAAACACTCAGAGGTCGATTTTATTGTAATCGGTGAAGGTGAACAAACCTTTAAACAGTTACTCACAGAAATCGAAACGAATAATGATTATCGTAACGTTCCCGGTATTGCTTATCGTTCTCGGGATAGGGTTATCATAACACCACAAATGAATAAGCTAGATCTTAAAGAGCTTCCGTCTCCCTACCGACTTCCTGAAGATATCCCTTACTTAGGTAAGCGGGTAACTTATATAGAAACTAGTAGAGGATGTCCATTTAGCTGCCAGTTTTGCCTCTCATCCATTGAGGTAGGGGTAAGGTATTTTGATAGAGAAAAAATTAAATCTGATATAAGGTATCTAATGGAAAACGGAGCAAAAACGATTAAATTTGTTGACCGTACCTTTAATATAAGCCGTAGCTATGCCATGGAAATGTTCCGTTTCTTAATTGATGAGCATCTACCTGGAACAGTTTTTCAATTTGAAATAACTGCCGATATTATGAGGCCGGAAGTAATTGAATTCCTTAACCAAGAGGCACCAAAAGGTCTCTTCCGATTTGAAATCGGGGTTCAGTCTACAAATGACTATACGAATGAATTAGTCATGCGGAAACAAAACTTTGCCAAGCTTACAAGAACGGTGACAATGGTAAAGGAAGGCAACAAAATCGATCAGCATCTGGATTTAATTGCAGGATTACCTGAAGAGGACTATGCATCTTTCCGAAAAACCTTTAACGATGTTTTTGAGATGAGGCCCGAGGAATTACAATTAGGATTCTTAAAAATGCTTCGCGGCACTGGAGTTCGATTGCGTGCTGAACAACATCAATATGTATACATGGACCATTCTCCATATGAAATTCTAAGCAACAACGTCCTTTCCTTTGACGATATTGTAAGGATTAAACAAGTTGAAGATGTACTAGAAAAATATTGGAATGACCATAGGATGGATCATACAGTTGAATACTTGGTCAAACATGTTTTTCCTTCTCCATTTGATTTCTTTCAAGAGTTTGGTAGCTATTGGGATGAACGCGGCTGGTCAAGAATTGGTCATCAGCTAGAGGACTTATTCCGTAGGTTATATTCTTTCCTTGAACAAAAAGAAGTGAAAAACCTTGACGTAGTTGCAGATTTAATGAAATATGATTATTTAATCAATCATAAATACAAACCAAGAAAACCTTGGTGGGAAGCAAGCTATGATAAAAATAGTCGAACAGAATTATATAAAAGGTTTATTGAGAACCCTAACCTCTTAGGAAACGAATTTATTGATTTAAACCTTGAGGAAAAGGAATTATTTAAACACACGATGCTAGAAGAAATTTCTTTCGATTTAAAAGGTTATTTAGCAACGGGCGAAATCCAAAAACAGCCTTCCTGTTTATTGGCTTATTTCGATCCTACAAACAATCGAACGCTTATATTTACAACCTAA
- a CDS encoding DUF3905 domain-containing protein, which yields MKHSKDTKPSIEDVAINETMPHQINAPSFEGTGIKMEDPFVNTHGITIGDSLYASKNSPLENWSKDTDPSIMAGDEWVHPTNDIGWNTTENRELLESKRKPQAVPFMHPTKDVSKGTD from the coding sequence ATGAAACATTCTAAAGATACTAAACCGTCAATTGAAGACGTTGCAATAAACGAAACCATGCCACATCAAATAAATGCTCCAAGCTTTGAAGGAACTGGAATAAAGATGGAGGACCCCTTTGTCAACACACATGGCATTACGATCGGAGACAGTTTATACGCTTCTAAAAACTCACCATTAGAGAATTGGTCCAAGGATACAGACCCATCAATTATGGCTGGTGATGAATGGGTTCACCCAACGAATGATATTGGATGGAATACAACCGAAAATCGGGAATTACTGGAAAGCAAACGAAAGCCACAAGCTGTTCCATTTATGCACCCTACAAAGGATGTAAGTAAAGGGACGGACTAG
- a CDS encoding alpha/beta-type small acid-soluble spore protein, whose translation MANSSNKLLVPGIEQYLDQVKYEIAQEFGVQLGSDTVSRANGSVGGEITKRLVQQAQAQLSGQFTKE comes from the coding sequence ATGGCTAACAGCAGCAATAAACTATTAGTACCTGGAATTGAACAGTACCTAGATCAGGTTAAATATGAAATAGCTCAAGAATTTGGCGTTCAATTGGGTTCAGATACAGTTTCAAGAGCAAATGGTTCAGTTGGCGGAGAAATTACTAAAAGGCTGGTACAACAAGCTCAAGCCCAACTTTCTGGACAATTTACGAAAGAATAA
- a CDS encoding anti-sigma factor domain-containing protein translates to MKKGIIMEINEGFLTLLTPEGEFLQSRKQNQPYSLGEEIYFFPIESVNGFRTKRSIKNMFKLKTAWAVIAALILFIGSFIPMYQNNKAYAYMSIDVNPSVELGVNKQMKVVELTGYNKEGKEIISHLKNWKKEDVSELTKIILSEMKKGGYLKDNHQVLISTVRLEQPEQKVEDQLQRKLDKIEASVNKEKLEVIVLTATKKQLQKAHKQGITAGKYQEEKLQTSRDNSKQDNVKTKEGTKEKSNIPAHSPTVNSMPPGQQKKQPENSVDESFNGNVSEKSNLGKNAISPGYLKRVEEEKLKQNQGQNKKQTNTQDKNKEQKETNQVEKSNYHSNNHGNNDSNNNKNKNK, encoded by the coding sequence ATGAAAAAGGGAATTATAATGGAAATAAATGAAGGTTTTTTAACGCTTTTAACCCCCGAAGGTGAGTTTTTACAATCAAGAAAACAAAATCAGCCCTATTCACTGGGAGAAGAAATTTATTTTTTTCCGATAGAAAGCGTGAATGGCTTTAGAACAAAACGTTCGATAAAAAATATGTTTAAGTTAAAAACTGCATGGGCCGTTATCGCAGCACTTATCCTTTTTATAGGGTCATTTATTCCCATGTATCAAAATAATAAGGCCTATGCCTATATGTCTATTGATGTAAATCCAAGTGTTGAACTTGGCGTGAACAAACAAATGAAGGTTGTGGAACTTACTGGCTACAACAAAGAAGGAAAAGAGATTATTTCACATCTAAAGAATTGGAAGAAAGAAGATGTTTCTGAATTAACAAAGATTATTCTTTCTGAAATGAAAAAGGGTGGATATTTAAAAGATAATCACCAAGTCCTTATTTCTACTGTTCGTTTAGAACAACCTGAACAAAAAGTAGAAGATCAACTTCAGAGGAAATTAGATAAGATTGAAGCATCTGTTAATAAAGAAAAGTTAGAAGTAATAGTTTTAACGGCCACTAAAAAGCAATTACAAAAAGCGCATAAGCAAGGTATTACTGCTGGGAAGTACCAAGAAGAAAAACTTCAGACCTCTAGAGATAATTCCAAGCAAGATAACGTAAAGACTAAAGAAGGTACAAAAGAAAAAAGTAATATACCGGCTCACTCTCCAACTGTTAATTCTATGCCTCCAGGACAACAAAAGAAGCAACCAGAAAATAGCGTTGACGAGTCTTTTAATGGTAATGTAAGTGAAAAAAGTAATTTGGGCAAAAATGCGATTTCTCCTGGATATCTGAAAAGGGTAGAAGAGGAAAAATTAAAGCAAAATCAAGGTCAAAACAAGAAACAAACGAATACACAGGATAAGAATAAAGAGCAAAAGGAAACAAATCAGGTGGAAAAAAGTAATTACCATAGTAATAATCATGGTAATAATGACAGCAATAATAATAAAAATAAAAATAAGTAA
- the sigI gene encoding RNA polymerase sigma factor SigI produces MLSLLFMAKKKKRTLEETVLQIQQGDQYLLDEIIDAYKPFIAKTVSSVCRRYIYETDDEFSIGLIAFNEAIEKYSPERGSSLLSFSEVIIKRRVIDYIRKQTKNQHISIDLTNSAQDEETAGTIIVNELSLDDYHKKNDEQLRKDEIIHFQNLLTTFDLSFSDLVENSPKHVDARRNAILAAKLLVADPELKNFLLEKKRLPIKQLETMVNVSRKTIERNRKYIIAIALILSSDYVYMKDYIKGVLET; encoded by the coding sequence ATGCTAAGTTTATTGTTTATGGCCAAGAAGAAAAAAAGAACCTTGGAGGAAACCGTCCTTCAAATTCAACAGGGCGATCAGTATCTACTGGACGAAATTATTGATGCCTACAAGCCTTTTATTGCAAAGACTGTATCTTCCGTATGTAGACGATATATTTATGAAACTGATGATGAATTTAGCATAGGGCTTATTGCATTCAATGAAGCAATTGAAAAATATTCCCCAGAACGTGGAAGCTCTTTGTTGAGTTTCTCTGAAGTAATCATTAAAAGAAGAGTCATTGACTATATACGTAAACAAACTAAAAATCAACATATTAGTATAGATTTAACTAATTCAGCCCAAGATGAGGAAACAGCAGGAACCATTATTGTTAATGAGCTTTCTCTTGATGATTATCATAAAAAGAATGATGAACAATTAAGAAAAGATGAGATTATCCATTTTCAAAACCTATTAACTACTTTTGATTTAAGTTTTAGTGATTTAGTTGAAAATTCTCCGAAGCATGTGGATGCAAGAAGGAATGCCATCCTCGCTGCTAAATTGTTAGTAGCTGACCCGGAATTAAAGAATTTTTTACTTGAAAAGAAACGGCTTCCTATTAAGCAGCTTGAAACAATGGTTAATGTGAGCAGAAAGACAATCGAGCGGAATAGGAAATATATTATAGCTATTGCTCTTATCTTATCGAGTGATTATGTTTACATGAAGGATTATATTAAGGGGGTGTTAGAGACATGA
- a CDS encoding peptide chain release factor 3: MGNNFKEEVLSRRTFAIISHPDAGKTTLTEKLLLFGGAIRDAGTVKAKKTGKFATSDWMEIEKQRGISVTSSVMQFDYNGFRVNILDTPGHQDFSEDTYRTLMAVDSAVMIVDSAKGIEEQTLKLFKVCRMRGIPIFTFINKLDRQGKSPLELLAELEEVLGIESYPMNWPIGMGKEFLGIYDRFNNRVEQFRVNDDERFIPLTNEGEIAGDHPLKSSGLYDQTLDEIMLLNEAGNEFSAEKIAAGTLTPVFFGSALTNFGVQTFLESYLQFAPPPKARNSSVGQIDPLGEQFSGFVFKIQANMNPAHRDRIAFIRVCSGKFERGMTVNIPRLGKQIKLSQSTSFMAEERNTVDEAVSGDIIGLYDTGTYQIGDTITTGKDNFQYERLPQFTPELYVRVSAKNVMKQKSFYKGIQQLVQEGAIQLFKTVRMEEYLLGAVGQLQFEVFEHRMRNEYNAEVLMERVGSKIARWVEGDVVDENLSSSRSMLVKDRFDHYVFLFENDFALRWFQEKNPTVKLYNPMDQHE; this comes from the coding sequence ATGGGTAACAATTTTAAAGAAGAAGTATTGTCGCGCCGAACATTTGCGATTATTTCCCACCCGGATGCCGGAAAAACGACACTAACGGAGAAATTATTATTATTTGGTGGAGCCATTCGTGATGCAGGGACAGTAAAAGCCAAAAAGACAGGTAAGTTTGCTACCAGTGACTGGATGGAAATTGAAAAGCAACGTGGGATTTCCGTCACTTCCAGTGTAATGCAATTTGATTATAACGGTTTCCGAGTCAATATTCTGGATACCCCTGGACACCAGGATTTCAGTGAAGATACGTATAGAACGTTGATGGCTGTTGATAGTGCAGTGATGATTGTTGACTCTGCAAAAGGGATTGAAGAACAAACGCTTAAACTATTTAAAGTATGTCGCATGCGTGGTATTCCAATTTTTACGTTTATTAATAAGCTTGACCGTCAAGGGAAATCACCTCTTGAGCTTCTTGCGGAATTAGAAGAGGTCTTGGGTATCGAATCGTATCCAATGAATTGGCCAATTGGAATGGGAAAAGAATTCCTTGGTATCTATGATCGATTTAATAATCGTGTAGAACAATTTCGTGTAAATGATGACGAACGATTTATTCCATTAACTAATGAAGGTGAAATAGCGGGCGATCATCCGTTAAAATCATCAGGGCTTTATGACCAGACATTAGATGAAATTATGCTTCTTAATGAAGCGGGTAATGAATTTTCAGCAGAGAAAATTGCAGCTGGAACCCTGACGCCAGTGTTCTTTGGAAGTGCATTAACAAACTTTGGTGTACAGACGTTTCTAGAGTCTTACTTGCAATTTGCGCCACCACCAAAAGCACGTAATTCCTCAGTAGGACAAATTGACCCGCTAGGAGAACAATTTTCAGGTTTTGTTTTCAAAATCCAAGCAAACATGAATCCAGCACATCGGGATAGGATTGCCTTTATCCGCGTTTGTTCTGGTAAATTTGAACGGGGAATGACCGTTAATATCCCGCGCTTAGGAAAACAAATCAAGCTTTCTCAATCTACCTCATTTATGGCTGAAGAAAGAAATACAGTTGATGAGGCAGTTAGTGGTGATATTATTGGACTGTATGACACAGGAACCTACCAGATTGGTGACACCATTACAACAGGTAAGGACAATTTCCAATATGAAAGACTGCCTCAATTTACACCAGAATTGTATGTTAGGGTTTCAGCCAAAAACGTAATGAAGCAAAAATCCTTTTATAAAGGTATTCAACAACTTGTTCAAGAAGGTGCGATCCAGCTATTTAAAACGGTTAGGATGGAAGAGTACCTTCTAGGTGCAGTTGGACAGTTACAATTTGAGGTTTTTGAACATCGGATGAGAAATGAATATAATGCCGAGGTATTGATGGAACGAGTGGGTTCAAAGATTGCCCGTTGGGTAGAGGGTGATGTAGTGGATGAAAATTTATCAAGCTCAAGGAGTATGTTGGTAAAAGATCGCTTTGATCATTATGTATTCTTATTTGAAAATGACTTTGCCCTTAGATGGTTCCAAGAGAAAAATCCTACGGTTAAATTATATAATCCTATGGATCAACACGAATAG
- a CDS encoding AAA family ATPase encodes MNKSKKIVSKLIPLFTALLIIIGGIVWFVQSTSNEIAIPFSSVEETIKAQKGKSVTLIEQPDGSLYLKAGKEEYTSHIPPNSHMVEKLVEKYNIEYSYTTSSPYAKWVLLGVILLLTGAAITLQKLKGGFGLTNSMKNSVAKSRPLPTINLKDVGGLGEEMKEEILQTLSTLKEPDRALKLGIKPPKGILLYGPPGTGKTLLAQAIARELNASFFSSSGSAFNELFVGVGASRVRSLFQTARKHAPAVIFIDEVDALAGRRKAHGGEEAEKTLTELLVQLDGGHVNDGILFIAATNRKDMLDEAFLRPGRIDFSFHVTLPDTKGRREIINIHTRGKALGEDVYSSLDDLAESTSGFSGAELQSLFETASRRAVRNGQDRIQKQDLDFALDRTILGSTSRSLKDHETKRRVAIHEAGHAIVASLTKPGSVRKATIIPRGEALGYVAPIPQELHLSTYSDLLDRVAMVLAGGVAERLILGEHSIGVSGDVQQAKQLIEQMVDTGLLEDGFTLTFINSDKEAKMQELFAKGLEKAENLLKGHQYQYQQLVDALLKNETLEGSEVEAIVWNSTKSNVDNLVLA; translated from the coding sequence ATGAACAAAAGTAAAAAAATAGTTTCAAAGCTTATACCGCTGTTCACAGCGTTACTCATAATTATTGGCGGTATCGTTTGGTTTGTTCAATCGACTAGTAATGAGATTGCGATCCCTTTCTCTTCAGTAGAAGAAACAATTAAAGCACAAAAGGGAAAGTCCGTTACCCTCATAGAACAACCTGATGGTAGTCTTTATTTAAAAGCTGGTAAAGAGGAATACACTTCACATATTCCACCTAACAGTCACATGGTAGAAAAACTAGTTGAAAAATATAATATAGAATATTCCTATACCACAAGTAGCCCTTACGCAAAATGGGTACTGCTCGGTGTGATTTTGTTACTAACTGGTGCTGCTATTACCCTTCAAAAATTAAAAGGCGGCTTCGGCCTGACTAACTCAATGAAAAACAGTGTGGCTAAATCCCGCCCTTTACCAACAATTAATCTAAAAGACGTTGGTGGACTTGGCGAAGAAATGAAAGAAGAAATACTACAAACTCTTTCTACGTTGAAAGAGCCAGATCGTGCATTAAAATTAGGAATTAAACCACCAAAAGGAATTTTGTTGTATGGCCCTCCTGGGACTGGTAAAACATTGTTAGCACAGGCTATTGCTCGTGAACTAAATGCTTCTTTCTTCTCATCGAGTGGTTCAGCTTTTAATGAACTATTTGTAGGTGTAGGTGCAAGTCGCGTCCGTTCATTATTCCAAACAGCAAGAAAACATGCTCCTGCAGTTATTTTTATTGATGAAGTAGATGCACTAGCAGGGAGACGGAAAGCACATGGCGGCGAGGAAGCCGAAAAAACCTTAACTGAACTCCTTGTTCAACTTGACGGTGGTCATGTAAATGATGGTATTTTATTTATCGCTGCTACTAACAGAAAAGACATGCTGGATGAAGCCTTTCTTCGCCCAGGCAGAATTGACTTCTCTTTCCATGTAACACTGCCAGACACAAAAGGAAGAAGAGAAATCATTAATATTCATACACGGGGAAAAGCTCTAGGAGAAGATGTTTATTCTTCTTTAGATGATTTAGCAGAGAGTACATCTGGTTTTTCTGGCGCCGAGTTACAGTCACTATTTGAAACAGCAAGTAGACGAGCTGTTCGAAACGGTCAAGATAGGATCCAAAAACAAGATCTTGACTTCGCCTTAGACCGAACCATCCTTGGAAGTACCTCTCGTTCATTAAAGGACCATGAAACAAAACGGAGGGTTGCCATCCACGAAGCTGGTCATGCAATTGTTGCTTCGTTAACAAAGCCCGGTTCTGTCAGAAAGGCCACGATTATTCCACGTGGAGAAGCACTTGGATATGTGGCACCGATTCCACAAGAACTTCACTTATCAACATACTCTGATTTACTTGACCGTGTTGCCATGGTGTTAGCCGGGGGTGTTGCCGAACGATTAATCCTGGGTGAACATAGTATTGGTGTGAGCGGAGACGTACAGCAAGCAAAACAACTCATTGAACAAATGGTTGATACAGGCTTGCTTGAAGATGGTTTCACTTTGACTTTTATTAATTCAGATAAAGAGGCTAAAATGCAGGAACTTTTTGCAAAAGGCTTAGAAAAAGCAGAAAATCTTCTTAAAGGTCATCAATATCAGTATCAGCAATTAGTTGATGCTTTATTAAAGAACGAAACACTAGAAGGTTCAGAAGTGGAAGCCATCGTATGGAATTCCACGAAATCAAATGTTGATAACCTCGTATTAGCTTAA
- a CDS encoding YkvA family protein: MFGKNFFFEKEQQVYNKEARSYIDNPKKTLGLLNKAIRMANERKEILGEAREKLQLFFDLIKAYSKGEYKDVSKGTIVTVIGAILYFVSPLDFVPDFIIGLGIIDDAAVIGYTLKKISKELEGFQRWKNPSVIDKNPLDL; encoded by the coding sequence ATGTTCGGTAAAAACTTCTTTTTCGAAAAAGAACAACAAGTTTACAACAAGGAAGCACGGAGCTACATTGACAACCCGAAAAAAACACTTGGATTGCTTAATAAAGCAATAAGAATGGCAAATGAGAGGAAAGAAATTTTAGGGGAAGCACGAGAAAAGCTTCAGTTATTTTTCGATCTAATCAAAGCCTACTCTAAAGGTGAATATAAAGATGTTTCAAAAGGTACTATTGTTACGGTTATAGGAGCCATTCTGTATTTTGTATCTCCACTTGATTTTGTTCCTGATTTTATCATTGGTTTAGGAATTATAGACGATGCAGCCGTCATTGGCTATACATTAAAAAAGATTAGCAAAGAGTTAGAAGGGTTCCAAAGATGGAAAAACCCCTCAGTAATAGACAAAAACCCGCTCGATTTATAG
- a CDS encoding cell wall hydrolase, with the protein MMKRIVSFLLSVIVFFILLNNLNLPLNVNAKNLDKTKAHKVTKRETLREISNQYGNSKDELINMKITEKEKDLLARLVTAEANGEPYQGKVAVAAVVLNRLESEQFPDSIQQVIYQDRQFQPVDNGMINKPAGEEAKKAVDEAIHKDGQVTDALYFFNPDETDSKWLRTRPVTEEIGNHRFAS; encoded by the coding sequence ATGATGAAGCGTATTGTTTCTTTTTTATTATCTGTCATCGTATTCTTCATCCTGCTGAATAATCTTAATTTACCTTTAAACGTTAATGCTAAAAATCTCGATAAAACGAAAGCTCATAAAGTGACCAAACGTGAAACGTTAAGGGAAATATCTAATCAATACGGTAATTCAAAAGATGAATTAATAAATATGAAAATTACTGAGAAAGAAAAAGACTTGTTAGCAAGGTTAGTGACAGCTGAAGCGAATGGAGAACCCTATCAAGGTAAGGTTGCTGTCGCAGCTGTTGTGCTTAACCGTTTAGAAAGTGAACAATTTCCAGATTCAATTCAGCAGGTTATTTATCAAGATAGACAGTTTCAACCCGTTGATAATGGGATGATTAATAAACCAGCAGGGGAAGAAGCAAAAAAAGCAGTAGATGAAGCAATTCATAAAGATGGACAAGTAACGGATGCACTTTATTTTTTCAATCCTGATGAGACTGACAGTAAATGGCTGCGTACAAGACCTGTTACAGAAGAAATAGGAAACCATCGCTTTGCCAGTTAA
- a CDS encoding YjcZ family sporulation protein yields the protein MFGYGYGGGFGGCGVGYGGGCGFGGGFALIVVLFILLIIVGAACFRW from the coding sequence ATGTTTGGATATGGCTATGGTGGCGGATTTGGCGGTTGTGGAGTAGGTTATGGTGGTGGATGTGGTTTTGGCGGCGGATTTGCATTAATCGTCGTTTTATTCATCCTTTTAATCATTGTAGGTGCAGCTTGCTTTAGATGGTAG
- a CDS encoding YjcZ family sporulation protein, whose amino-acid sequence MSGAVGGYGGGFALLVVLFILLIIIGASWCTPFY is encoded by the coding sequence ATGTCTGGTGCAGTAGGTGGCTATGGCGGCGGATTTGCCCTTCTAGTCGTTTTATTTATTTTGTTAATCATTATTGGTGCTTCTTGGTGTACCCCATTCTATTGA
- a CDS encoding glycerophosphodiester phosphodiesterase family protein: MRSIATIILFLFMVAYRMVSGLIKERRGHSFIKIGHRGAAGYCPENTFASFNKALELGANYLEIDIQMTRDGELVIIHDPTVNRTTNGKGRVRDFTLEELKSLDAGSWFHSEFSMERIPSFNEFLNTYAGKVGLLIELKKPNLYPGIEEKVANELLKRGLASGDNNQIIVQSFDQISMKRFHHLLPKIPIGILIKKTKINGLSNKELESYVHFATYVNPKVTMVNKRLIRRIHQHGFKTMVWTVNKRSEKNLLKYYSVDGMISDYPDLL, translated from the coding sequence TTGAGGTCAATTGCAACAATTATACTCTTCTTATTTATGGTGGCTTATCGTATGGTAAGCGGGTTAATTAAAGAACGGAGAGGTCATTCTTTTATAAAGATAGGTCATCGAGGAGCAGCTGGATATTGTCCGGAGAATACTTTTGCATCCTTTAACAAGGCATTAGAGCTAGGAGCTAATTACCTTGAAATCGATATTCAGATGACAAGGGATGGCGAATTAGTTATTATCCATGACCCAACAGTTAACCGAACAACCAACGGGAAAGGAAGAGTAAGGGATTTTACCTTAGAGGAACTTAAGTCACTCGATGCAGGAAGCTGGTTTCATTCGGAATTTTCTATGGAACGGATTCCTTCATTTAACGAATTTCTAAATACGTATGCTGGAAAGGTTGGATTATTAATTGAGTTAAAAAAGCCAAACTTATATCCTGGTATAGAAGAGAAAGTAGCTAATGAACTATTGAAAAGGGGCCTTGCTTCTGGGGACAATAATCAAATTATTGTTCAATCCTTTGATCAAATCTCAATGAAACGGTTCCATCACCTTCTTCCCAAGATTCCAATTGGAATATTAATAAAGAAAACAAAGATTAACGGACTGTCAAATAAAGAATTAGAATCCTACGTACACTTTGCTACCTATGTCAATCCTAAGGTTACTATGGTTAACAAGAGACTCATTAGGCGAATTCATCAACATGGGTTTAAAACGATGGTTTGGACAGTGAATAAAAGAAGTGAGAAGAATTTGTTAAAGTATTATTCTGTAGATGGTATGATAAGTGACTATCCAGATTTACTTTAA